From one Planococcus citri chromosome 3, ihPlaCitr1.1, whole genome shotgun sequence genomic stretch:
- the DMAP1 gene encoding DNA methyltransferase 1-associated protein 1: protein MADIRDILELERTPGTEGLKDSILGTSDKLKFKKNIPFTGQRQSKRPEGMARELYALLCNDSKDAPPLLPTDTGIGIGYKHTKAKLGMRKVRPWKWTPFTNPARKDEAVFYHWRRVAEEGKEYPFAQFNKRVEIPEYTDSEYIQHLKSEDWTKEETDHLFDLCQRFDLRFIVIHDRYDVEKYKKRDVEDLKDRYYFIANTLKRIRHTGNTPFQEPKAYDADHERRRKEQLNRLFSRTQEQIEEEQMLTQELRKIEARKKEREKKAQDLQKLITGSDSPVEPRKQEKRPAQRKRFQNQVKVRTDPNINEVIGIKFPDHKASGATTRTSRMRLPANVGQKKTKAIEQKLKELNIELNPIPTEEVCSLFNELRSDIVILNEIKNALSTCMFEIQTFKHQYEAYKPEQTLEIPEIILKQDDSSMEVDKN from the exons ATGGCTGATATCAGGGATATTTTAGAATTAGAGAGGACTCCGGGAACGGAGGGACTCAAAGATTCTATTCTAGGAACTAGCGataaactgaaattcaaaaagaatATACCTTTTACTGGACAAAGGCAGTCAAAGAGGCCCGAGGGAATGGCTCGTGAATTATATGCTCTTTTATGCAACGATAGCAAAGATGCTCCTCCGTTACTACCAACggatactg GTATTGGTATCGGATATAAACACACGAAAGCAAAGCTAGGTATGCGGAAAGTTCGTCCTTGGAAATGGACTCCATTTACAAATCCAGCTAGAAAAGATGAGGCGGTGTTTTATCATTGGCGAAGAGTAGCCGAAGAAGGCAAAGAATATCCTTTTGCCCAGTtcaataaa cgTGTTGAAATACCCGAATACACAGATTCTGAATACATACAGCACTTGAAATCGGAAGATTGGACGAAAGAAGAAACCGATCACTTGTTCGACTTATGCCAACGTTTTGATTTACGTTTCATCGTTATACATGATCGATACGATGTAGAAAAGTACAAAAAACGAGATGTCGAAGATCTCAAAGATagatattattttattgcaaaTACGTTGAAAAgg ATTAGACATACGGGTAATACACCTTTTCAAGAACCTAAAGCTTATGATGCTGATCATGAAAGACGTAGGAAAGAGCAATTAAACAGACTATTTTCACGAACTCAAGAGCAG ATTGAAGAAGAGCAGATGTTAACTCAAGAATTACGTAAAATAGAAGCTCGTAAGAAAGAGCGTGAAAAGAAGGCTcaagatttacaaaaattgatcaccGGTAGCGATAGTCCTGTTGAACCTCGTAAACAAGAGAAGAGGCCAGCTCAACGTAAACGTTTCCAAAACCAAGTTAAAGTCCGAACTGATCCAAAT ATAAACGAAGTGATTGGAATCAAATTTCCTGATCATAAAGCTAGTGGTGCAACGACAAGAACGTCCAGAATGCGATTACCTGCTAATGTTGGTCAAAAGAAAACGAAAGCaatcgaacaaaaattgaaggaacttAATATTG AACTGAATCCGATTCCAACAGAAGAAGTATGCTCGTTGTTCAATGAGTTGAGAAGTGATATCGTaatattgaatgaaattaaaaatgcttTGTCTACATGTATGTTTGAAATTCAAACGTTTAAACACCAATATGAAGCCTATAAACCAGAACAA actTTGGAGATAccagaaattattttgaaacaagATGATAGTTCAAtggaagttgataaaaattga